One Peromyscus leucopus breed LL Stock chromosome 20, UCI_PerLeu_2.1, whole genome shotgun sequence genomic region harbors:
- the Bin2 gene encoding bridging integrator 2 isoform X4 encodes MAEGKAGGAAGLFAKQVQKKFSRAQEKVLQKLGKTVETKDERFEQSASNFYQQQAEGHKLYKDLKNFLSAVKVMHESSKRVSETLQEVYSSDWDGHEELKTIVGNNDLLWEDYEEKLADQALRTMENYVAQFSDIKEKIAKRGRKLVDYDSARHHLEAVQNAKKKDEAKTSKAEEEFGKAQAVFEDLNQDLLEELPVLYNSRISCYVTVFQNISNLRDVFYREMSKLNHSLYDVMSKLEKQHSSKVFVVKGLPSSSRRSLVISPPVRTSTASSPVTSPTSPSTLSVTSESEFVSATGEVLTSDPADGEDSCESKESLKDEEVEEGQSEASSSEEEEPLPACNGPTQAPPSPASQEEAAPSSPAPSLGRGQTPTEQTSPPEVVLRTRTSSEGAEQTKKGASIQRTSAPPSRPPPPKAPPSPRPASGSRPCSPPASGEASPLSPRPASGSRPCSPPASGEASPLSPRPASGSGPCSPPASGEASPLSPRPASGSGPCSPPASGEGSPLSPRPASGSGPCSPPASGEASPLSPKAPLEASSNPEAPEKPLRSPEAVEEESTGCPGPEEPGASSPASAVQDQGPEPHLCADPGENSITAPEPQEEALTSENA; translated from the exons GTTCTGCAGAAATTGGGGAAAACTGTAGAAACCAAAGATGAGCGATTTGAACAGAGTGCCAGCAACTTCTACCAACAGCAG GCAGAAGGCCACAAGCTGTACAAGGATCTGAAGAACTTCCTTAGTGCGGTCAAAG tgaTGCATGAGAGCTCAAAGAGAGTGTCAGAGACCCTGCAGGAGGTCTACAGCAGTGACTGGGATGGGCATGAGGAGCTGAAGACCATCGTGGGG AACAATGACCTCCTTTGGGAAGACTATGAAGAGAAACTGGCTGACCAGGCTTTGAGGACCATGGAAAACTATGTGGCCCAGTTCAGCGACATTAAG GAGAAAATTGCCAAGCGGGGCCGGAAACTGGTAGACTATGATAGTGCCCGACACCACCTGGAGGCCGTGCAGAATGCTAAGAAGAAAGATGAGGCGAAGACTTCcaag GCAGAAGAGGAGTTTGGCAAAGCCCAGGCTGTGTTTGAAGATCTGAATCAGGACCTGCTGGAGGAACTGCCTGTCCTGTATAACAG TCGGATCAGCTGTTACGTGACTGTCTTCCAAAACATTTCCAACTTGAGAGATGTGTTCTACAGAGAGATGAGCAAG CTGAACCACAGTCTCTACGACGTGATGAGCAAGCTGGAGAAGCAGCATTCCAGCAAAGTCTTTGTGGTGAAGGGACTGCCGAG CAGCAGCCGGCGCTCCTTAGTCATCTCTCCCCCAGTTCGAACCTCCACAGCCTCCAGCCCTGTGACCTCGCCTACCAGCCCCTCGACTCTCTCTGTGACCAGTGAGAGTGAGTTTGTCTCTGCAACAGGAGAAGTGCTGACCTCTGACCCCGCGGACGGAGAGGACAGCTGTGAGAGCAAGGAGTCCTTAAAAGATGAGGAAGTGGAAGAAGGCCAGTCTGAAGCAAGTTCTTCAGAGGAGGAAGAGCCTCTACCAGCCTGCAATGGCCCCACCCAGGCCCCACCCTCTCCTGCATCCCAGGAGGAAGCTGCCCCGAGTTCCCCAGCTCCGTCCCTGGGCAGAGGTCAGACCCCGACGGAGCAGACCTCCCCCCCAGAAGTAGTCCTCCGCACCCGCACCTCCAGTGAAGGAGCTGAGCAGACCAAAAAAGGAGCCTCTATCCAGAGGACGTCGGCACCCCCTAGTCGGCCCCCGCCACCCAAAGCCCCTCCGAGCCCCAGGCCTGCCTCAGGCAGTAGGCCCTGCAGCCCTCCAGCCTCTGGAGAGGCTTCACCCCTGAGCCCCAGGCCTGCCTCGGGCAGTAGGCCCTGCAGCCCTCCAGCCTCTGGAGAGGCTTCACCCCTGAGCCCCAGGCCTGCCTCAGGCAGTGGGCCCTGCAGCCCTCCAGCCTCTGGAGAGGCTTCACCCCTGAGCCCCAGGCCTGCCTCGGGCAGTGGGCCCTGCAGCCCTCCAGCCTCTGGAGAGGGTTCACCCCTGAGCCCCAGGCCTGCCTCGGGCAGTGGGCCCTGCAGCCCTCCAGCCTCTGGAGAG GCTTCACCCCTGAGCCCCAAGGCCCCCTTAGAAGCCTCTTCCAATCCAGAAGCACCCGAGAAGCCACTGAGGAGCCCTGAGGCCGTAGAAGAGGAAAGCACCGGCTGTCCAGGCCCAGAAGAGCCCGGTGCCTCCTCCCCTGCGAGCGCTGTCCAG GACCAAGGCCCTGAGCCTCACCTCTGTGCGGATCCAGGAGAAAACAGCATCACGGCACCCGAGCCTCAGGAAGAG GCACTGACAAGTGAAAATGCATGA
- the Bin2 gene encoding bridging integrator 2 isoform X1: protein MAEGKAGGAAGLFAKQVQKKFSRAQEKVLQKLGKTVETKDERFEQSASNFYQQQAEGHKLYKDLKNFLSAVKVMHESSKRVSETLQEVYSSDWDGHEELKTIVGNNDLLWEDYEEKLADQALRTMENYVAQFSDIKEKIAKRGRKLVDYDSARHHLEAVQNAKKKDEAKTSKAEEEFGKAQAVFEDLNQDLLEELPVLYNSRISCYVTVFQNISNLRDVFYREMSKLNHSLYDVMSKLEKQHSSKVFVVKGLPSSSRRSLVISPPVRTSTASSPVTSPTSPSTLSVTSESEFVSATGEVLTSDPADGEDSCESKESLKDEEVEEGQSEASSSEEEEPLPACNGPTQAPPSPASQEEAAPSSPAPSLGRGQTPTEQTSPPEVVLRTRTSSEGAEQTKKGASIQRTSAPPSRPPPPKAPPSPRPASGSRPCSPPASGEASPLSPRPASGSRPCSPPASGEASPLSPRPASGSGPCSPPASGEASPLSPRPASGSGPCSPPASGEGSPLSPRPASGSGPCSPPASGEASPLSPRPASGSGPCSPPASGEASPLSPRPASGSGPCSPPASGEASPLSPKAPLEASSNPEAPEKPLRSPEAVEEESTGCPGPEEPGASSPASAVQDQGPEPHLCADPGENSITAPEPQEEALTSENA from the exons GTTCTGCAGAAATTGGGGAAAACTGTAGAAACCAAAGATGAGCGATTTGAACAGAGTGCCAGCAACTTCTACCAACAGCAG GCAGAAGGCCACAAGCTGTACAAGGATCTGAAGAACTTCCTTAGTGCGGTCAAAG tgaTGCATGAGAGCTCAAAGAGAGTGTCAGAGACCCTGCAGGAGGTCTACAGCAGTGACTGGGATGGGCATGAGGAGCTGAAGACCATCGTGGGG AACAATGACCTCCTTTGGGAAGACTATGAAGAGAAACTGGCTGACCAGGCTTTGAGGACCATGGAAAACTATGTGGCCCAGTTCAGCGACATTAAG GAGAAAATTGCCAAGCGGGGCCGGAAACTGGTAGACTATGATAGTGCCCGACACCACCTGGAGGCCGTGCAGAATGCTAAGAAGAAAGATGAGGCGAAGACTTCcaag GCAGAAGAGGAGTTTGGCAAAGCCCAGGCTGTGTTTGAAGATCTGAATCAGGACCTGCTGGAGGAACTGCCTGTCCTGTATAACAG TCGGATCAGCTGTTACGTGACTGTCTTCCAAAACATTTCCAACTTGAGAGATGTGTTCTACAGAGAGATGAGCAAG CTGAACCACAGTCTCTACGACGTGATGAGCAAGCTGGAGAAGCAGCATTCCAGCAAAGTCTTTGTGGTGAAGGGACTGCCGAG CAGCAGCCGGCGCTCCTTAGTCATCTCTCCCCCAGTTCGAACCTCCACAGCCTCCAGCCCTGTGACCTCGCCTACCAGCCCCTCGACTCTCTCTGTGACCAGTGAGAGTGAGTTTGTCTCTGCAACAGGAGAAGTGCTGACCTCTGACCCCGCGGACGGAGAGGACAGCTGTGAGAGCAAGGAGTCCTTAAAAGATGAGGAAGTGGAAGAAGGCCAGTCTGAAGCAAGTTCTTCAGAGGAGGAAGAGCCTCTACCAGCCTGCAATGGCCCCACCCAGGCCCCACCCTCTCCTGCATCCCAGGAGGAAGCTGCCCCGAGTTCCCCAGCTCCGTCCCTGGGCAGAGGTCAGACCCCGACGGAGCAGACCTCCCCCCCAGAAGTAGTCCTCCGCACCCGCACCTCCAGTGAAGGAGCTGAGCAGACCAAAAAAGGAGCCTCTATCCAGAGGACGTCGGCACCCCCTAGTCGGCCCCCGCCACCCAAAGCCCCTCCGAGCCCCAGGCCTGCCTCAGGCAGTAGGCCCTGCAGCCCTCCAGCCTCTGGAGAGGCTTCACCCCTGAGCCCCAGGCCTGCCTCGGGCAGTAGGCCCTGCAGCCCTCCAGCCTCTGGAGAGGCTTCACCCCTGAGCCCCAGGCCTGCCTCAGGCAGTGGGCCCTGCAGCCCTCCAGCCTCTGGAGAGGCTTCACCCCTGAGCCCCAGGCCTGCCTCGGGCAGTGGGCCCTGCAGCCCTCCAGCCTCTGGAGAGGGTTCACCCCTGAGCCCCAGGCCTGCCTCGGGCAGTGGGCCCTGCAGCCCTCCAGCCTCTGGAGAGGCTTCACCCCTGAGCCCCAGGCCTGCCTCGGGCAGTGGGCCCTGCAGCCCTCCAGCCTCTGGAGAGGCTTCACCCCTGAGCCCCAGGCCTGCCTCGGGCAGTGGGCCCTGCAGCCCTCCAGCCTCTGGAGAGGCTTCACCCCTGAGCCCCAAGGCCCCCTTAGAAGCCTCTTCCAATCCAGAAGCACCCGAGAAGCCACTGAGGAGCCCTGAGGCCGTAGAAGAGGAAAGCACCGGCTGTCCAGGCCCAGAAGAGCCCGGTGCCTCCTCCCCTGCGAGCGCTGTCCAG GACCAAGGCCCTGAGCCTCACCTCTGTGCGGATCCAGGAGAAAACAGCATCACGGCACCCGAGCCTCAGGAAGAG GCACTGACAAGTGAAAATGCATGA
- the Bin2 gene encoding bridging integrator 2 isoform X5 encodes MAEGKAGGAAGLFAKQVQKKFSRAQEKVLQKLGKTVETKDERFEQSASNFYQQQAEGHKLYKDLKNFLSAVKVMHESSKRVSETLQEVYSSDWDGHEELKTIVGNNDLLWEDYEEKLADQALRTMENYVAQFSDIKEKIAKRGRKLVDYDSARHHLEAVQNAKKKDEAKTSKAEEEFGKAQAVFEDLNQDLLEELPVLYNSRISCYVTVFQNISNLRDVFYREMSKLNHSLYDVMSKLEKQHSSKVFVVKGLPSSSRRSLVISPPVRTSTASSPVTSPTSPSTLSVTSESEFVSATGEVLTSDPADGEDSCESKESLKDEEVEEGQSEASSSEEEEPLPACNGPTQAPPSPASQEEAAPSSPAPSLGRGQTPTEQTSPPEVVLRTRTSSEGAEQTKKGASIQRTSAPPSRPPPPKAPPSPRPASGSGPCSPPASGEGSPLSPRPASGSGPCSPPASGEASPLSPRPASGSGPCSPPASGEASPLSPRPASGSGPCSPPASGEASPLSPKAPLEASSNPEAPEKPLRSPEAVEEESTGCPGPEEPGASSPASAVQDQGPEPHLCADPGENSITAPEPQEEALTSENA; translated from the exons GTTCTGCAGAAATTGGGGAAAACTGTAGAAACCAAAGATGAGCGATTTGAACAGAGTGCCAGCAACTTCTACCAACAGCAG GCAGAAGGCCACAAGCTGTACAAGGATCTGAAGAACTTCCTTAGTGCGGTCAAAG tgaTGCATGAGAGCTCAAAGAGAGTGTCAGAGACCCTGCAGGAGGTCTACAGCAGTGACTGGGATGGGCATGAGGAGCTGAAGACCATCGTGGGG AACAATGACCTCCTTTGGGAAGACTATGAAGAGAAACTGGCTGACCAGGCTTTGAGGACCATGGAAAACTATGTGGCCCAGTTCAGCGACATTAAG GAGAAAATTGCCAAGCGGGGCCGGAAACTGGTAGACTATGATAGTGCCCGACACCACCTGGAGGCCGTGCAGAATGCTAAGAAGAAAGATGAGGCGAAGACTTCcaag GCAGAAGAGGAGTTTGGCAAAGCCCAGGCTGTGTTTGAAGATCTGAATCAGGACCTGCTGGAGGAACTGCCTGTCCTGTATAACAG TCGGATCAGCTGTTACGTGACTGTCTTCCAAAACATTTCCAACTTGAGAGATGTGTTCTACAGAGAGATGAGCAAG CTGAACCACAGTCTCTACGACGTGATGAGCAAGCTGGAGAAGCAGCATTCCAGCAAAGTCTTTGTGGTGAAGGGACTGCCGAG CAGCAGCCGGCGCTCCTTAGTCATCTCTCCCCCAGTTCGAACCTCCACAGCCTCCAGCCCTGTGACCTCGCCTACCAGCCCCTCGACTCTCTCTGTGACCAGTGAGAGTGAGTTTGTCTCTGCAACAGGAGAAGTGCTGACCTCTGACCCCGCGGACGGAGAGGACAGCTGTGAGAGCAAGGAGTCCTTAAAAGATGAGGAAGTGGAAGAAGGCCAGTCTGAAGCAAGTTCTTCAGAGGAGGAAGAGCCTCTACCAGCCTGCAATGGCCCCACCCAGGCCCCACCCTCTCCTGCATCCCAGGAGGAAGCTGCCCCGAGTTCCCCAGCTCCGTCCCTGGGCAGAGGTCAGACCCCGACGGAGCAGACCTCCCCCCCAGAAGTAGTCCTCCGCACCCGCACCTCCAGTGAAGGAGCTGAGCAGACCAAAAAAGGAGCCTCTATCCAGAGGACGTCGGCACCCCCTAGTCGGCCCCCGCCACCCAAAGCCCCTCCGAGCCCCAG GCCTGCCTCGGGCAGTGGGCCCTGCAGCCCTCCAGCCTCTGGAGAGGGTTCACCCCTGAGCCCCAGGCCTGCCTCGGGCAGTGGGCCCTGCAGCCCTCCAGCCTCTGGAGAGGCTTCACCCCTGAGCCCCAGGCCTGCCTCGGGCAGTGGGCCCTGCAGCCCTCCAGCCTCTGGAGAGGCTTCACCCCTGAGCCCCAGGCCTGCCTCGGGCAGTGGGCCCTGCAGCCCTCCAGCCTCTGGAGAGGCTTCACCCCTGAGCCCCAAGGCCCCCTTAGAAGCCTCTTCCAATCCAGAAGCACCCGAGAAGCCACTGAGGAGCCCTGAGGCCGTAGAAGAGGAAAGCACCGGCTGTCCAGGCCCAGAAGAGCCCGGTGCCTCCTCCCCTGCGAGCGCTGTCCAG GACCAAGGCCCTGAGCCTCACCTCTGTGCGGATCCAGGAGAAAACAGCATCACGGCACCCGAGCCTCAGGAAGAG GCACTGACAAGTGAAAATGCATGA
- the Bin2 gene encoding bridging integrator 2 isoform X2: MAEGKAGGAAGLFAKQVQKKFSRAQEKVLQKLGKTVETKDERFEQSASNFYQQQAEGHKLYKDLKNFLSAVKVMHESSKRVSETLQEVYSSDWDGHEELKTIVGNNDLLWEDYEEKLADQALRTMENYVAQFSDIKEKIAKRGRKLVDYDSARHHLEAVQNAKKKDEAKTSKAEEEFGKAQAVFEDLNQDLLEELPVLYNSRISCYVTVFQNISNLRDVFYREMSKLNHSLYDVMSKLEKQHSSKVFVVKGLPSSRRSLVISPPVRTSTASSPVTSPTSPSTLSVTSESEFVSATGEVLTSDPADGEDSCESKESLKDEEVEEGQSEASSSEEEEPLPACNGPTQAPPSPASQEEAAPSSPAPSLGRGQTPTEQTSPPEVVLRTRTSSEGAEQTKKGASIQRTSAPPSRPPPPKAPPSPRPASGSRPCSPPASGEASPLSPRPASGSRPCSPPASGEASPLSPRPASGSGPCSPPASGEASPLSPRPASGSGPCSPPASGEGSPLSPRPASGSGPCSPPASGEASPLSPRPASGSGPCSPPASGEASPLSPRPASGSGPCSPPASGEASPLSPKAPLEASSNPEAPEKPLRSPEAVEEESTGCPGPEEPGASSPASAVQDQGPEPHLCADPGENSITAPEPQEEALTSENA; the protein is encoded by the exons GTTCTGCAGAAATTGGGGAAAACTGTAGAAACCAAAGATGAGCGATTTGAACAGAGTGCCAGCAACTTCTACCAACAGCAG GCAGAAGGCCACAAGCTGTACAAGGATCTGAAGAACTTCCTTAGTGCGGTCAAAG tgaTGCATGAGAGCTCAAAGAGAGTGTCAGAGACCCTGCAGGAGGTCTACAGCAGTGACTGGGATGGGCATGAGGAGCTGAAGACCATCGTGGGG AACAATGACCTCCTTTGGGAAGACTATGAAGAGAAACTGGCTGACCAGGCTTTGAGGACCATGGAAAACTATGTGGCCCAGTTCAGCGACATTAAG GAGAAAATTGCCAAGCGGGGCCGGAAACTGGTAGACTATGATAGTGCCCGACACCACCTGGAGGCCGTGCAGAATGCTAAGAAGAAAGATGAGGCGAAGACTTCcaag GCAGAAGAGGAGTTTGGCAAAGCCCAGGCTGTGTTTGAAGATCTGAATCAGGACCTGCTGGAGGAACTGCCTGTCCTGTATAACAG TCGGATCAGCTGTTACGTGACTGTCTTCCAAAACATTTCCAACTTGAGAGATGTGTTCTACAGAGAGATGAGCAAG CTGAACCACAGTCTCTACGACGTGATGAGCAAGCTGGAGAAGCAGCATTCCAGCAAAGTCTTTGTGGTGAAGGGACTGCCGAG CAGCCGGCGCTCCTTAGTCATCTCTCCCCCAGTTCGAACCTCCACAGCCTCCAGCCCTGTGACCTCGCCTACCAGCCCCTCGACTCTCTCTGTGACCAGTGAGAGTGAGTTTGTCTCTGCAACAGGAGAAGTGCTGACCTCTGACCCCGCGGACGGAGAGGACAGCTGTGAGAGCAAGGAGTCCTTAAAAGATGAGGAAGTGGAAGAAGGCCAGTCTGAAGCAAGTTCTTCAGAGGAGGAAGAGCCTCTACCAGCCTGCAATGGCCCCACCCAGGCCCCACCCTCTCCTGCATCCCAGGAGGAAGCTGCCCCGAGTTCCCCAGCTCCGTCCCTGGGCAGAGGTCAGACCCCGACGGAGCAGACCTCCCCCCCAGAAGTAGTCCTCCGCACCCGCACCTCCAGTGAAGGAGCTGAGCAGACCAAAAAAGGAGCCTCTATCCAGAGGACGTCGGCACCCCCTAGTCGGCCCCCGCCACCCAAAGCCCCTCCGAGCCCCAGGCCTGCCTCAGGCAGTAGGCCCTGCAGCCCTCCAGCCTCTGGAGAGGCTTCACCCCTGAGCCCCAGGCCTGCCTCGGGCAGTAGGCCCTGCAGCCCTCCAGCCTCTGGAGAGGCTTCACCCCTGAGCCCCAGGCCTGCCTCAGGCAGTGGGCCCTGCAGCCCTCCAGCCTCTGGAGAGGCTTCACCCCTGAGCCCCAGGCCTGCCTCGGGCAGTGGGCCCTGCAGCCCTCCAGCCTCTGGAGAGGGTTCACCCCTGAGCCCCAGGCCTGCCTCGGGCAGTGGGCCCTGCAGCCCTCCAGCCTCTGGAGAGGCTTCACCCCTGAGCCCCAGGCCTGCCTCGGGCAGTGGGCCCTGCAGCCCTCCAGCCTCTGGAGAGGCTTCACCCCTGAGCCCCAGGCCTGCCTCGGGCAGTGGGCCCTGCAGCCCTCCAGCCTCTGGAGAGGCTTCACCCCTGAGCCCCAAGGCCCCCTTAGAAGCCTCTTCCAATCCAGAAGCACCCGAGAAGCCACTGAGGAGCCCTGAGGCCGTAGAAGAGGAAAGCACCGGCTGTCCAGGCCCAGAAGAGCCCGGTGCCTCCTCCCCTGCGAGCGCTGTCCAG GACCAAGGCCCTGAGCCTCACCTCTGTGCGGATCCAGGAGAAAACAGCATCACGGCACCCGAGCCTCAGGAAGAG GCACTGACAAGTGAAAATGCATGA
- the Bin2 gene encoding bridging integrator 2 isoform X3 produces MAEGKAGGAAGLFAKQVQKKFSRAQEKVLQKLGKTVETKDERFEQSASNFYQQQAEGHKLYKDLKNFLSAVKVMHESSKRVSETLQEVYSSDWDGHEELKTIVGNNDLLWEDYEEKLADQALRTMENYVAQFSDIKEKIAKRGRKLVDYDSARHHLEAVQNAKKKDEAKTSKAEEEFGKAQAVFEDLNQDLLEELPVLYNSRISCYVTVFQNISNLRDVFYREMSKLNHSLYDVMSKLEKQHSSKVFVVKGLPSSSRRSLVISPPVRTSTASSPVTSPTSPSTLSVTSESEFVSATGEVLTSDPADGEDSCESKESLKDEEVEEGQSEASSSEEEEPLPACNGPTQAPPSPASQEEAAPSSPAPSLGRGQTPTEQTSPPEVVLRTRTSSEGAEQTKKGASIQRTSAPPSRPPPPKAPPSPRPASGSRPCSPPASGEASPLSPRPASGSRPCSPPASGEASPLSPRPASGSGPCSPPASGEASPLSPRPASGSGPCSPPASGEGSPLSPRPASGSGPCSPPASGEASPLSPRPASGSGPCSPPASGEASPLSPKAPLEASSNPEAPEKPLRSPEAVEEESTGCPGPEEPGASSPASAVQDQGPEPHLCADPGENSITAPEPQEEALTSENA; encoded by the exons GTTCTGCAGAAATTGGGGAAAACTGTAGAAACCAAAGATGAGCGATTTGAACAGAGTGCCAGCAACTTCTACCAACAGCAG GCAGAAGGCCACAAGCTGTACAAGGATCTGAAGAACTTCCTTAGTGCGGTCAAAG tgaTGCATGAGAGCTCAAAGAGAGTGTCAGAGACCCTGCAGGAGGTCTACAGCAGTGACTGGGATGGGCATGAGGAGCTGAAGACCATCGTGGGG AACAATGACCTCCTTTGGGAAGACTATGAAGAGAAACTGGCTGACCAGGCTTTGAGGACCATGGAAAACTATGTGGCCCAGTTCAGCGACATTAAG GAGAAAATTGCCAAGCGGGGCCGGAAACTGGTAGACTATGATAGTGCCCGACACCACCTGGAGGCCGTGCAGAATGCTAAGAAGAAAGATGAGGCGAAGACTTCcaag GCAGAAGAGGAGTTTGGCAAAGCCCAGGCTGTGTTTGAAGATCTGAATCAGGACCTGCTGGAGGAACTGCCTGTCCTGTATAACAG TCGGATCAGCTGTTACGTGACTGTCTTCCAAAACATTTCCAACTTGAGAGATGTGTTCTACAGAGAGATGAGCAAG CTGAACCACAGTCTCTACGACGTGATGAGCAAGCTGGAGAAGCAGCATTCCAGCAAAGTCTTTGTGGTGAAGGGACTGCCGAG CAGCAGCCGGCGCTCCTTAGTCATCTCTCCCCCAGTTCGAACCTCCACAGCCTCCAGCCCTGTGACCTCGCCTACCAGCCCCTCGACTCTCTCTGTGACCAGTGAGAGTGAGTTTGTCTCTGCAACAGGAGAAGTGCTGACCTCTGACCCCGCGGACGGAGAGGACAGCTGTGAGAGCAAGGAGTCCTTAAAAGATGAGGAAGTGGAAGAAGGCCAGTCTGAAGCAAGTTCTTCAGAGGAGGAAGAGCCTCTACCAGCCTGCAATGGCCCCACCCAGGCCCCACCCTCTCCTGCATCCCAGGAGGAAGCTGCCCCGAGTTCCCCAGCTCCGTCCCTGGGCAGAGGTCAGACCCCGACGGAGCAGACCTCCCCCCCAGAAGTAGTCCTCCGCACCCGCACCTCCAGTGAAGGAGCTGAGCAGACCAAAAAAGGAGCCTCTATCCAGAGGACGTCGGCACCCCCTAGTCGGCCCCCGCCACCCAAAGCCCCTCCGAGCCCCAGGCCTGCCTCAGGCAGTAGGCCCTGCAGCCCTCCAGCCTCTGGAGAGGCTTCACCCCTGAGCCCCAGGCCTGCCTCGGGCAGTAGGCCCTGCAGCCCTCCAGCCTCTGGAGAGGCTTCACCCCTGAGCCCCAGGCCTGCCTCAGGCAGTGGGCCCTGCAGCCCTCCAGCCTCTGGAGAGGCTTCACCCCTGAGCCCCAGGCCTGCCTCGGGCAGTGGGCCCTGCAGCCCTCCAGCCTCTGGAGAGGGTTCACCCCTGAGCCCCAGGCCTGCCTCGGGCAGTGGGCCCTGCAGCCCTCCAGCCTCTGGAGAGGCTTCACCCCTGAGCCCCAGGCCTGCCTCGGGCAGTGGGCCCTGCAGCCCTCCAGCCTCTGGAGAG GCTTCACCCCTGAGCCCCAAGGCCCCCTTAGAAGCCTCTTCCAATCCAGAAGCACCCGAGAAGCCACTGAGGAGCCCTGAGGCCGTAGAAGAGGAAAGCACCGGCTGTCCAGGCCCAGAAGAGCCCGGTGCCTCCTCCCCTGCGAGCGCTGTCCAG GACCAAGGCCCTGAGCCTCACCTCTGTGCGGATCCAGGAGAAAACAGCATCACGGCACCCGAGCCTCAGGAAGAG GCACTGACAAGTGAAAATGCATGA